ttctagtAGATGTTGGGGTtgtaaaaagggaaaaaattattttgtttagaaaggTACTTTAACTAACTTGGTTTTTTAGACTTTATTGtgatatttcagaatttattaatCCTTTGATGCAGATGAAATGCCAGTACCgcttttatatatcttttttgaTGCTccaattacaaacaaaaatctattttgatattttttaattattaaaaacagtctaatagttactaaaatttttttgtccaactatcagaattatatttgcactaaaatctgaaaatgtaGTATGAAATGTagtatttttccattcatattcaaaaatatatcaataattgatttgttaaattaaatatattccagtgataaataactgtttctcttagatctaaataagggcaaataaatgaaaatttttgtttgtaagtgagccttgtttgaaaaattttacctttaaaaaaaaaaaaaaaatgctgcattttataaccataatttatagaaatgcttaagatgctaaatataatatttttatatttttcacttattttgacctaaaataatacaaaataataaaaaaagtatgaaaaatatgtttaataaaaattctgcttcaaaggTTTAAGCCAATAATAATCACATTCATTATGCATTTCTAATTGtgatattaagttaaatttgttatagcttattaattttaaataatattaagctcaaaatcaaaatgaatttttctaatacAGTCAGAGGTACAAAATACATGCTCTAGAAGAAAACATTTCATCCAGgaagtgtttaattttatcattgcaAGCCATAGTGCTGAAGCCATcaacattttaatgcattttcagattaaaataatttgggaaaataaaatttaaaataaatttttttaagtattttaatataaattgggaaatattacaattatgaatagaaatatataatgtaagGATTGGATTATatacttctaattttttaaaataggtttaTAGGAGTTGTGTTAAAGTTATaattctgtataaaaatatataatataagaataattattttataatagtatatttcAAACTAAGATAAATGTTcatgtgaaattttttgattaatataaaattcctATTGTTTCtaaggtttttattttgtaatttttttcctaaatcttttaattcagtCGCTATCACTTATGAATTgagttttcaaatatctttcaaaaaccttgttttaattaaatctctgagattttattaatatttccgtTAGAATTGGAGTCAAtctatcaaaatacaaattagtGACAGATATATGCccatatttctgttatttaggAATAgcgataaataaaatagtacctatttgatgattttatttacagtaaatttgaatttaatacatttagctgtaattttaatttagctgtGTTAAAAGACTAAAGTAGATACATTTTCTATGTTTTGTGAaagataacaaattaaaaaatattttaatttttttctttttttattgaataaattttatttattagataattttaagttacatttgagcaaaaaaatttcagattttccaAGTTAAGCTTACCTTACATAAAGCActtgtagcaataaatttttttttatcaagtttagCTGTTGAATGactcatataatttaatattttaattatctaaaatttcagttataattttttatattcgatttctaaattataatttgatgtacaagtttcaataaaagtatttgaaaaatagctgaacttaatgttttgtgtttattttattgtagtaattagtaaaatttatcaattattttatattttgctttgtccTTTGTTGTAATCAATAAACATTTCTCCTCtgcttttgtttttatcttgttGCCAGCTTAGAGTTCCTCTATTAATGATTGTTTTTATGTTGTAAAAGCAGCTAAAGGTTTACGAAAAAATGGTGAGCAGTCTAACCTAGCAAATGGACATACTTTTCGCAATGGCGTTAGTCATCGAAATGGTATACAAAAGTTCTTATTATAACTAGGTCTTAATTGCATGCTAATTTGTAAAATTCCTATTGAAATCTATATCTGTTgatgaattatttcaatttttttatagatgaattttgaataaacaaattaattttttcattttatataaattatttacattacttattattatttttgcatgcttcaaaaaattacataaattaaaacatcataaattttttcatttaagatgTGACTAATAGtggtagttaaaattataaattcagaaaaatcaaaaacttttaaatttggcAGGTTTCTGGctcattttataactgtttttattcaaatttcaaaaaaaaaaatttgaaagcccTTTGTCGCCTTAAAGTAAGCAAATAATGTTGAAAATCTTTAGTCTATAGTTATTACAGTTTatagtataattattaaatgagttagagtataaaagttttaagaaaatctagGAACTTTACTTGCCTAAGCATTTACAATTCTATTATAAAACGTTTTTGCTGTCcttaatgttaaaattcaatttcaatattctAGTAATCTTGActtctcaaaagaaaaactcTTAGGTCAAGCAACAAACTCTTCTAGTAATCTTGATTCTAGTAATCTTGACTAAAATTCTAGTAATCTTGActtctcaaaagaaaaactcTTAGGTCAAGCAACAAACGAGGAatgaatttactttaattaaaaaatttatgaaattaacacgtatttaaaaataataattaataaaaagttaaaattagaatgaaattatcaaaattaagaagTATATAAGTTTAGTTTGCCTTGCTTTTTGTAATCCTTGTATACATTTGCCCTTTgcttgtgctttttttttaatgttgcttGCTTAGCATACATGTAATAATGCTTGTTTTCATGTCCCTAAAAGCAGCcaaagatttgaaaaagaaagatgtGAAGTCTAAACCAACTAATGAATATGATACCTTACAGAATGCTTTTTGTCATTTGAATGGTATATGAGAGTTCATGTtctaatttttgtgtaaaaataatagattataataaatttaagaataataaatttttaagtattaataatagtttattaaaaattatatttgtctgTAGTTATAGCTTTGTTGAATTATTGTAACTTGTAaggtatttcaatttatttaagaggtagttaatttttgattatgcattatttttttgaattgttcaaATTCTATGTTGTTCAAATGGTATATGAGAGTtcatgttataatttttgtataaaaataatagattataataaatttaagaataataaatttttaagtatttataatagtttattaaaaattttatttgtctgtAGTTATAGCTTTGTTGAATTATTGTAACTCGTAaggtatttcaatttatttaagaagtagttaattttttattgcgcattatttttttgaattgttcaaATTTGAAACCCATTTATActgtgaatttatttataattattagagtGAATTATTAAACTTTGAGAGATATTTTTGTGACAATTTATTTGCAATCTGTTGTTGAAGTATTCaagtttgataataataataataagagtaaatttgttaattcaatacaatacaataaaagtaagaaataaacaaacatgaAACAAATAAAGTCTCTTTTCAATCTATAGTCCATGTCAGCAACTACAGAATTGAGTTTATATATTACGACAGAtataagaaaatagaattttaaaaaaagaatacacaTACACAAtggaaacataaaatataaattatataattattttatttatttattcatgaaattacTAACTATATCTTGCAGATGATGATGAAAGTGAACTAGAAGGTTATGTCGTATCATCGGAATCTTGTGCTTTCCCTTCTGTCGCAGGACGACTGGTTCGTGAAGTCGAGCCTGGTGAGATTGTTGAGATAACGAAAAAGGGTATTCGATCCATATGCATTCTTCCCAGACCAAAAGGGAGCAGCAATCcagcattttgtatttttgaatatgtttattttgCAAGACCAGACAGCATGATGGAAGGTTTGTAAATCACTACTATCTCCTCATTAAATTCCATATAACTTGCTAACATATTTGTTATATTACAATACAAGatactttattatatatatacctgccaagtctcctgtttttgaCGAAGACTCCTGCATTTTAtgactatctcctgtttacctgcatttttagcaaaaattttaaaaaaaattttttttggcgaTAAAATATCTGCTGATGGCAAAAGTACTTCTCTTATACCTCAACAGATGGTGTTACTGCCAGTACTCCAGTATATtgagtgttaatagtttaagtaattataaataaaggtttaaataaatctttagattatatgatttatatacatattttttacttttcataaatatttgtgcttatatttccaattttgaactTCTCTTTTCGACTTACATGATGTATCAAAGCACTCATAGCCTAAAAAAATGTCGATagtaaaaactgcattttatttctccaacGTTGGCAAGtaagtatatatttcaaatacattATCAGCTTGTTATATAGAGAATGTCAGatatagataaattaaatcTCAGTCCATCTAGATAGTGAATTAAAATagacatttaataataatggaaacactaacatttaagtaatttagtaaaatttttaaatcattttagtagaatttttaaatcattgtattCTGAACTGTATTCTgaacatattgttttttttttctttgaagagaCATAAAATGCTACAAATTCAAATGCGTGATACAATGCAATGAGgagttatttttatgcaaacgaatttaatattttttacttctaatttttaacaataactaTTTGTTAATTACTATTATAGGTCAAATGGTGTACACAGCAAGAATGGAATGTGGTAGACAGCTTGCAATACAAGCTCCTATTGAAGCAGATGTTGTAAGTGCAGTACCAGAATCTGCAACTCCAGCTGCAATTGGATATGCAGAACAAGTTagtattcatttgttttaagcttttatttttatgtagtacttatatattctttattagCACTGCcctatttaagtataaaatagaTGCCAGATAGGAAGATTAGGTTAACAAATtacatgacaaaaataattcagctgAGCTATATATTCTTCATTGGtgcatttgtatttttctattccagtttattcagtttttgaaattcatagCTGGTTTTGAATAAGACATGGCTTTTAAGATATGGTACagcttaaaattatgaaaatgtttttcttacatGTGTTTATTACTGTGATACAATACAATGAAGAGCCAAACTGCacaatacaagtttaaaattaatgtattctcTGGAGagtgttttatttcttagtatttttttttccaaaatattttttaaaatagcatgtTCTGATAGTGATCTTTGAAAAGAAAGATGTCATTTTTGCTCACTTGCTTTCCAAACACTACATGCTGACTGTTAACATTTAAAGgtgtaagttataaaataatgatattaaaaaaataattaattaattaataaaatactagcTATACGTGTATTTACTCACATAACAAGTATTTCAGACATacattaatgcatttatttgagTGAAATCAATGTATGCCACTTTTGCAAGATTTTAATACTTTACAATGACATACATATATCATGCTATATTGCAGATGTATTAAATAAGACTCAATTTtaacatcatattttttaaaagttatgatatcatctgaagttaaaataaagaaataaatgctaTAGATAAAAGATGACAAACTGAATTCCCAACAGTTgccacaagtttaaaaaaattttaattaccataaaatattttttctttcaaacatcatgcttttgaagatttttgaatagaattttgtgttatttcacataaaattaaacataaaaacatacatatctGAAACAGATCAATATTCATCGTCATCATGAGGGGGGCACTGTCCAAGGGGGTGGGAAGAAGTTGCAAGCAATCCTTTTTCTGACAATGGTTCCTCACTTATTAAACTTCCAAAATCTCTCTCAACTGCAACTATCCATCACAATTTGAGCCCATCTCATCGTTACAAAAACAAGCCTTTTTACAGGATTTCAGTCACTCATTCTAAAAGTGGatcaatattattgttttaaaatattttttgaatgcaatTAATTTGAATTGCAAAAATATGCACATAAGTATTAatcatttacagaaaaaattatcaattgcaTTAGGACTAAAGAccaacaaatttaccaatttcgGTTTACTTTAAGAGATTGTAAAGTTAATGTGGTTTATGAAGAATTGAGGCATGTATAATTGTGttacacttattttttactctGATATCTAAATCTGACTATATGCAATATTAAGTAATTTcgatcataaaaaaaagtactaaaaagattatttaaaaggCAAGCTGCTAAAAAGTctattattgattaatattataaaatagtttttgcaacatattaaattcattaaactaTGATTCGtataacttttcataaattaaatgaattcatAATTATGGATACAATTTTACtcattatttaacataaagtaatatgtttttataatgacATACAGTTAAAGTTACAGTAGTTGTTTTAAGCATCAATATTTCTACAATTTCATcataaactgaatatttatttatctatttttttgacCATATAGGCtaattgaaattatacaaatattttccatttttgttaactttgaaattttgttaactttttaattttgtcaacttagaaacttttttttatttttaacacagaataaaatataattcaaaatatgacGACTTACAATTTAgcaaataagtaatattttttaaattttataattaattattctgaaatagatgtaataattcaaataattaacaaattcttATTCCAGGCAAAAATCCCTTACATGGAAGTACTCTGTAAAAACAGATATGTGGGAAGAACTTTCATCCAGCCAAGCACAAGACTAAGACAGTTGGCAGTTCTCAAGAAATTTGGTCCTCTGAGTGCCAACTTCAAAGGGAAAAGAATAGTACTGATTGATGATTCAATTGTAAGGGGGAACACAATGGGGGCCATAATCAGAATGCTAAGGGAAGCAGGAGCAGAAGAggtaatttaaacaattaacacacaaaattattatttttttaaaaaataatttttaaaaaagggactGAATGTAGTAACTTTTCTTCATTGTGATGCAaggcagtaaataaaataaaacataatttttttttttagaaataaggaaagaaatagGTTTGTTAAGGTTTATAGTTTTGTAGTtatgagtaaaatatttgttttgtctaCATAAGGCCTGTTTAgacgatccaatttcttggacagagattgattgatattgatggaaacttgttttgctttgagctttGAACGTGTAAACAAACATCCAAGAACTTGGTCCAACTTcttggacgatagtagagcatgttctactttccatccaagttttttctcccttaaccaatcagcgtcttaggttttgtgacgtcaacaagctggcagcaaattatgtcattttgttgtgggttttcataaattttagtccaaataaattgatctgttgaggtttatttgtattattatgattttatataaatttatttagtaattttaaacttatgtaagcattattttataatgtcgaatatgaacaatgcgcaagtttttctttcaacgaatcagcgacattcaagaacttggatagtgtcaacgaatcatccaatttcttggacagagaaatccgtccaatttctcggattcaagaaattggaccgtgtaaacaggcctATAGTTTCAGTGTTTGACAAAGTGTGAGACCAGCTCCTCCCCCCAAAAAGAAAGAATCCACTTTAAtccattgttattttacttcagaaacaaaaaatttgccaTCTAAACAAAGATTCCCAAAAATCAAAGctgataaacatatttttgataaacatatttaatatctatttgaaacttatttaacatacaatatatttaaaaacatataatgttCACCTCTAGGATAAATCCCAAACTGACACCAATAGACCATCAATACATTTCTTGTGTGTAAAcaagaaaatcatatttaactTCTAAATTACTCATCAAATGGCCAATCTCTATAATATTGGGTGTTAGTTTTattgttgttgaaaatttttgaatcgaaGCAAATGATTGTTTGTAATTGTaacagttaagaaaaaaaatcagttagaggaacaaaaacagtttaatattatttaaaaacatttttgttatttcactCCTAATTGTTAGTATTTTACTAAACTACACTTTTAGttataatgcaaataataattaaacaattcaaCGAAGAtccaattttccaaatttttggtaaatactgttttatttttttaatataacttttttgaattatgtttaataatattatttatcatacaGTGTGTATTAAAATGATCatcctaaatttatatttttagaattctcgaaaaaaaatgaaattaaaaaaatactgattagaGATGAATTAggagtgaaaaaaataacgccaatgttaatttaataatgaagattaatggtttttaattaattaagataatttttctgttttaggtTCATATACGTATAGCATCACCACCTCTTCATCATCCATGTTATATGGGAATAAATATTCCAACCAGAGAAGAGCTTATCGCCAACAAATTGAATGCTGATCAACTAGCTGAACAAATTGGCGCCAACAGTTTAGTTTACCTCGATGTTGCCAACTTGAAAAATGCAGTAAAAGCAAATTcaacaatggataaaaaatCTGAGAGACATTGTACAGCGTGTTTGACAGGAGAATATCCCGTTGCCTTGGAGTGGTAGATGctcttcagaaatatttattattgttcctATTTCATGATCTCATAGATCAACAATCGTACAATGAATTTCAGAGCTCACAACAcatatatttattctgaaattcaagatttttttatatgtattttcaattgtttgttttaatgaCTGAGGCTAAAGCAGAATTTTTgtatatggatatttttataagtgcCATTTGCCCACCAGTTggcaatttaattaatgatgttTTGGACACTTGAGTGCAAAGGGGCatacataaattaaactaattctaGCACTGTGATAAATGATATTGTAAAAAGCAATTGACAGCCTTAAAATTATGTCAATTGTACACAAGTACCTGCTTATATATGAGTAAGTCAATTCTTATAAATGTAGACATTGTGGAAGTAGTTactgatttaaattacaattatatattacaaatatgcTACATAAAATTTTCGTAAACTATGAACAGCAtacaaagatatatattttcacaaatatgtATTCAGCTAgcagttataattaaattgaaatattccattcttataagaaattaagtaatgctttctataaaatttatgctttaaatttaaagaatagcATTCATATTcgtatgtttcaaattttaagtaatgctttctataaaatttatgctttaaatttgaataacattCATATTTGTatgtacatataaatattatatttatattatgaaaatttatttgtaggttactaaaattttcataaaacttaataGGTGAATTAAGGTCTAATAGATTCATTCACTAAAGgcataaagaatattaattcaagacattcagtaataaaattttaattaacttattttttctcaattacatatatt
This window of the Parasteatoda tepidariorum isolate YZ-2023 chromosome 4, CAS_Ptep_4.0, whole genome shotgun sequence genome carries:
- the LOC107441410 gene encoding amidophosphoribosyltransferase isoform X3 — encoded protein: MSLSKYEDFELQTACGIFGCLATGEWPTNLDVAHIIYLGLIALQHRGQESCGITTSNGDLSNVNTHKMAGLVTHAFKEEDLAKLKGNLGIGHTRYSTAGGTQHLNTQPFVVHTKHGVLAIAHNGELVNAPQLRREIIEKGVGLSTESDSELMVQILCMPPPEPNNECEGKPDWPARIKNLMSRTKTSYALLIMNGDTIYAVRDPYGNRPLCIGKLVPPRGSLEDELINNRDGSLQNGNGTEDYSLKNQCAAKGLRKNGEQSNLANGHTFRNGVSHRNAKDLKKKDVKSKPTNEYDTLQNAFCHLNDDDESELEGYVVSSESCAFPSVAGRLVREVEPGEIVEITKKGIRSICILPRPKGSSNPAFCIFEYVYFARPDSMMEGQMVYTARMECGRQLAIQAPIEADVVSAVPESATPAAIGYAEQAKIPYMEVLCKNRYVGRTFIQPSTRLRQLAVLKKFGPLSANFKGKRIVLIDDSIVRGNTMGAIIRMLREAGAEEVHIRIASPPLHHPCYMGINIPTREELIANKLNADQLAEQIGANSLVYLDVANLKNAVKANSTMDKKSERHCTACLTGEYPVALEW
- the LOC107441410 gene encoding amidophosphoribosyltransferase isoform X6, translating into MSLSKYEDFELQTACGIFGCLATGEWPTNLDVAHIIYLGLIALQHRGQESCGITTSNGDLSNVNTHKMAGLVTHAFKEEDLAKLKGNLGIGHTRYSTAGGTQHLNTQPFVVHTKHGVLAIAHNGELVNAPQLRREIIEKGVGLSTESDSELMVQILCMPPPEPNNECEGKPDWPARIKNLMSRTKTSYALLIMNGDTIYAVRDPYGNRPLCIGKLVPPRGSLEDELINNRDGSLQNGNGTEDYSLKNQCAAKGLRKNGEQSNLANGHTFRNGVSHRNDDDESELEGYVVSSESCAFPSVAGRLVREVEPGEIVEITKKGIRSICILPRPKGSSNPAFCIFEYVYFARPDSMMEGQMVYTARMECGRQLAIQAPIEADVVSAVPESATPAAIGYAEQAKIPYMEVLCKNRYVGRTFIQPSTRLRQLAVLKKFGPLSANFKGKRIVLIDDSIVRGNTMGAIIRMLREAGAEEVHIRIASPPLHHPCYMGINIPTREELIANKLNADQLAEQIGANSLVYLDVANLKNAVKANSTMDKKSERHCTACLTGEYPVALEW
- the LOC107441410 gene encoding amidophosphoribosyltransferase isoform X1, which produces MSLSKYEDFELQTACGIFGCLATGEWPTNLDVAHIIYLGLIALQHRGQESCGITTSNGDLSNVNTHKMAGLVTHAFKEEDLAKLKGNLGIGHTRYSTAGGTQHLNTQPFVVHTKHGVLAIAHNGELVNAPQLRREIIEKGVGLSTESDSELMVQILCMPPPEPNNECEGKPDWPARIKNLMSRTKTSYALLIMNGDTIYAVRDPYGNRPLCIGKLVPPRGSLEDELINNRDGSLQNGNGTEDYSLKNQCAAKGLRKNGEQSNLANGHTFRNGVSHRNAAKDLKKKDVKSKPTNEYDTLQNAFCHLNDDDESELEGYVVSSESCAFPSVAGRLVREVEPGEIVEITKKGIRSICILPRPKGSSNPAFCIFEYVYFARPDSMMEGQMVYTARMECGRQLAIQAPIEADVVSAVPESATPAAIGYAEQAKIPYMEVLCKNRYVGRTFIQPSTRLRQLAVLKKFGPLSANFKGKRIVLIDDSIVRGNTMGAIIRMLREAGAEEVHIRIASPPLHHPCYMGINIPTREELIANKLNADQLAEQIGANSLVYLDVANLKNAVKANSTMDKKSERHCTACLTGEYPVALEW
- the LOC107441410 gene encoding amidophosphoribosyltransferase isoform X2 — its product is MSLSKYEDFELQTACGIFGCLATGEWPTNLDVAHIIYLGLIALQHRGQESCGITTSNGDLSNVNTHKMAGLVTHAFKEEDLAKLKGNLGIGHTRYSTAGGTQHLNTQPFVVHTKHGVLAIAHNGELVNAPQLRREIIEKGVGLSTESDSELMVQILCMPPPEPNNECEGKPDWPARIKNLMSRTKTSYALLIMNGDTIYAVRDPYGNRPLCIGKLVPPRGSLEDELINNRDGSLQNGNGTEDYSLKNQCAKGLRKNGEQSNLANGHTFRNGVSHRNAAKDLKKKDVKSKPTNEYDTLQNAFCHLNDDDESELEGYVVSSESCAFPSVAGRLVREVEPGEIVEITKKGIRSICILPRPKGSSNPAFCIFEYVYFARPDSMMEGQMVYTARMECGRQLAIQAPIEADVVSAVPESATPAAIGYAEQAKIPYMEVLCKNRYVGRTFIQPSTRLRQLAVLKKFGPLSANFKGKRIVLIDDSIVRGNTMGAIIRMLREAGAEEVHIRIASPPLHHPCYMGINIPTREELIANKLNADQLAEQIGANSLVYLDVANLKNAVKANSTMDKKSERHCTACLTGEYPVALEW
- the LOC107441410 gene encoding amidophosphoribosyltransferase isoform X4 — translated: MSLSKYEDFELQTACGIFGCLATGEWPTNLDVAHIIYLGLIALQHRGQESCGITTSNGDLSNVNTHKMAGLVTHAFKEEDLAKLKGNLGIGHTRYSTAGGTQHLNTQPFVVHTKHGVLAIAHNGELVNAPQLRREIIEKGVGLSTESDSELMVQILCMPPPEPNNECEGKPDWPARIKNLMSRTKTSYALLIMNGDTIYAVRDPYGNRPLCIGKLVPPRGSLEDELINNRDGSLQNGNGTEDYSLKNQCAKGLRKNGEQSNLANGHTFRNGVSHRNAKDLKKKDVKSKPTNEYDTLQNAFCHLNDDDESELEGYVVSSESCAFPSVAGRLVREVEPGEIVEITKKGIRSICILPRPKGSSNPAFCIFEYVYFARPDSMMEGQMVYTARMECGRQLAIQAPIEADVVSAVPESATPAAIGYAEQAKIPYMEVLCKNRYVGRTFIQPSTRLRQLAVLKKFGPLSANFKGKRIVLIDDSIVRGNTMGAIIRMLREAGAEEVHIRIASPPLHHPCYMGINIPTREELIANKLNADQLAEQIGANSLVYLDVANLKNAVKANSTMDKKSERHCTACLTGEYPVALEW
- the LOC107441410 gene encoding amidophosphoribosyltransferase isoform X5, with the translated sequence MSLSKYEDFELQTACGIFGCLATGEWPTNLDVAHIIYLGLIALQHRGQESCGITTSNGDLSNVNTHKMAGLVTHAFKEEDLAKLKGNLGIGHTRYSTAGGTQHLNTQPFVVHTKHGVLAIAHNGELVNAPQLRREIIEKGVGLSTESDSELMVQILCMPPPEPNNECEGKPDWPARIKNLMSRTKTSYALLIMNGDTIYAVRDPYGNRPLCIGKLVPPRGSLAKGLRKNGEQSNLANGHTFRNGVSHRNAAKDLKKKDVKSKPTNEYDTLQNAFCHLNDDDESELEGYVVSSESCAFPSVAGRLVREVEPGEIVEITKKGIRSICILPRPKGSSNPAFCIFEYVYFARPDSMMEGQMVYTARMECGRQLAIQAPIEADVVSAVPESATPAAIGYAEQAKIPYMEVLCKNRYVGRTFIQPSTRLRQLAVLKKFGPLSANFKGKRIVLIDDSIVRGNTMGAIIRMLREAGAEEVHIRIASPPLHHPCYMGINIPTREELIANKLNADQLAEQIGANSLVYLDVANLKNAVKANSTMDKKSERHCTACLTGEYPVALEW
- the LOC107441410 gene encoding amidophosphoribosyltransferase isoform X7; this encodes MSLSKYEDFELQTACGIFGCLATGEWPTNLDVAHIIYLGLIALQHRGQESCGITTSNGDLSNVNTHKMAGLVTHAFKEEDLAKLKGNLGIGHTRYSTAGGTQHLNTQPFVVHTKHGVLAIAHNGELVNAPQLRREIIEKGVGLSTESDSELMVQILCMPPPEPNNECEGKPDWPARIKNLMSRTKTSYALLIMNGDTIYAVRDPYGNRPLCIGKLVPPRGSLAKGLRKNGEQSNLANGHTFRNGVSHRNAKDLKKKDVKSKPTNEYDTLQNAFCHLNDDDESELEGYVVSSESCAFPSVAGRLVREVEPGEIVEITKKGIRSICILPRPKGSSNPAFCIFEYVYFARPDSMMEGQMVYTARMECGRQLAIQAPIEADVVSAVPESATPAAIGYAEQAKIPYMEVLCKNRYVGRTFIQPSTRLRQLAVLKKFGPLSANFKGKRIVLIDDSIVRGNTMGAIIRMLREAGAEEVHIRIASPPLHHPCYMGINIPTREELIANKLNADQLAEQIGANSLVYLDVANLKNAVKANSTMDKKSERHCTACLTGEYPVALEW
- the LOC107441410 gene encoding amidophosphoribosyltransferase isoform X8, whose product is MSLSKYEDFELQTACGIFGCLATGEWPTNLDVAHIIYLGLIALQHRGQESCGITTSNGDLSNVNTHKMAGLVTHAFKEEDLAKLKGNLGIGHTRYSTAGGTQHLNTQPFVVHTKHGVLAIAHNGELVNAPQLRREIIEKGVGLSTESDSELMVQILCMPPPEPNNECEGKPDWPARIKNLMSRTKTSYALLIMNGDTIYAVRDPYGNRPLCIGKLVPPRGSLEDELINNRDGSLQNGNGTEDYSLKNQCAKGLRKNGEQSNLANGHTFRNGVSHRNDDDESELEGYVVSSESCAFPSVAGRLVREVEPGEIVEITKKGIRSICILPRPKGSSNPAFCIFEYVYFARPDSMMEGQMVYTARMECGRQLAIQAPIEADVVSAVPESATPAAIGYAEQAKIPYMEVLCKNRYVGRTFIQPSTRLRQLAVLKKFGPLSANFKGKRIVLIDDSIVRGNTMGAIIRMLREAGAEEVHIRIASPPLHHPCYMGINIPTREELIANKLNADQLAEQIGANSLVYLDVANLKNAVKANSTMDKKSERHCTACLTGEYPVALEW
- the LOC107441410 gene encoding amidophosphoribosyltransferase isoform X9, with translation MSLSKYEDFELQTACGIFGCLATGEWPTNLDVAHIIYLGLIALQHRGQESCGITTSNGDLSNVNTHKMAGLVTHAFKEEDLAKLKGNLGIGHTRYSTAGGTQHLNTQPFVVHTKHGVLAIAHNGELVNAPQLRREIIEKGVGLSTESDSELMVQILCMPPPEPNNECEGKPDWPARIKNLMSRTKTSYALLIMNGDTIYAVRDPYGNRPLCIGKLVPPRGSLAKGLRKNGEQSNLANGHTFRNGVSHRNDDDESELEGYVVSSESCAFPSVAGRLVREVEPGEIVEITKKGIRSICILPRPKGSSNPAFCIFEYVYFARPDSMMEGQMVYTARMECGRQLAIQAPIEADVVSAVPESATPAAIGYAEQAKIPYMEVLCKNRYVGRTFIQPSTRLRQLAVLKKFGPLSANFKGKRIVLIDDSIVRGNTMGAIIRMLREAGAEEVHIRIASPPLHHPCYMGINIPTREELIANKLNADQLAEQIGANSLVYLDVANLKNAVKANSTMDKKSERHCTACLTGEYPVALEW